The Rissa tridactyla isolate bRisTri1 chromosome 24, bRisTri1.patW.cur.20221130, whole genome shotgun sequence genome has a window encoding:
- the CELA1 gene encoding chymotrypsin-like elastase family member 1 yields MMLQLVLLAALALCGRCSEQDLDGAQRVVGGTEARSHAWPSQISLQYYSGGNWHHTCGGSLIRRNWVMTAAHCVDRPLNFRVVAGEHNLNRADGTEQTFGVSKIIIHPYWNSNNVAGGYDIALIRLASYATLNSYVQLAVLPQEGTILPNNYPCYITGWGLTRTNGQLSSVLLQAYLPVVDYQICSSPSYWGSSVRPTMVCAGGDGIRSGCQGDSGGPLHCAVNGQYQVHGVTSFVSGMGCNVERKPTVFTRVSAYISWISSVIAQN; encoded by the exons ATGATGCTGCAACTGGTGCTCCTTGCCGCCCTCGCCCTCTGCG GACGCTGCTCCGAGCAGGACCTCGATGGGGCCCAGCGGGTGGTCGGTGGGACCGAAGCGCGTTCGCACGCCTGGCCCTCCCAG atcTCCCTCCAGTATTACTCCGGTGGCAACTGGCACCACACCTGCGGAGGGTCCCTCATCCGGAGAAACTGGGTGATGACGGCGGCCCACTGCGTGGATCG CCCCCTGAACTTCCGCGTGGTGGCTGGGGAACACAACCTGAACAGGGCCGACGGCACCGAGCAGACCTTCGGCGTGAGCAAGATCATCATCCATCCCTACTGGAACAGCAACAACGTCGCCGGAGG CTACGACATCGCCCTGATCCGCCTGGCCAGTTACGCCACCCTGAACTCCTACGTGCAGCTGGCGGTCCTGCCCCAGGAGGGAACCATCCTGCCCAACAACTACCCCTGCTACATCACGGGCTGGGGTCTCACCCGCA CCaacgggcagctctccagcgtcTTGCTGCAGGCCTACCTCCCCGTGGTGGACTACCAgatctgctccagcccctcctaCTGGGGCTCCTCCGTCAGGCCCACCATGGTCTGTGCCGGCGGTGACGGCATACGCTCCGGCTGCCAG GGCGATTCCGGCGGTCCCCTCCACTGCGCGGTGAACGGGCAGTACCAGGTTCACGGCGTCACCAGTTTCGTCTCCGGTATGGGCTGCAACGTTGAGCGCAAACCCACCGTCTTCACCCGCGTCTCCGCCTACATCTCCTGGATCTCGAGC gTGATCGCCCAGAACTGA